Proteins from a single region of Hordeum vulgare subsp. vulgare chromosome 6H, MorexV3_pseudomolecules_assembly, whole genome shotgun sequence:
- the LOC123405623 gene encoding stigma-specific STIG1-like protein 1 produces the protein MANAALLLLFTVLATASGLATATAGSSGTQQPSARRSRFLLVGDVAQLPLPTYDCSKKSVEACLPTGMTCCSGQCVDTAANTQHCGACNKACKHDRTCCGRHCVDLLSDKKNCGTSSNQCGNKCSYGFCDYAK, from the coding sequence ATGGCGAACgccgccctgcttctcctcttcacTGTGCTGGCCACTGCCAGCGGCCTCGCCACAGCCACGGCCGGCAGCAGCGGAACCCAACAGCCATCGGCAAGGAGGAGCCGTTTTCTGCTTGTTGGTGACGTTGCTCAGCTGCCTTTGCCAACCTATGACTGCTCGAAGAAGTCGGTCGAAGCATGCCTCCCAACCGGGATGACATGCTGTAGCGGCCAGTGCGTCGACACCGCCGCCAACACCCAACACTGCGGCGCCTGCAACAAGGCCTGCAAGCATGACCGGACGTGTTGTGGCAGGCATTGCGTCGATCTGCTCTCCGACAAGAAGAACTGTGGCACCTCCTCTAACCAGTGTGGCAACAAGTGTAGCTACGGCTTCTGCGACTACGCCAAGTAA